Proteins encoded together in one bacterium window:
- a CDS encoding NTP transferase domain-containing protein, translated as MAEVNVLVQARLGSSRLPGKVLLPLAGEPALARVVERCRAAAGAARIVVATTDAAEDDAVDACARASGADVFRGADDDVLGRLAAAAQAFPADHYVRVTADCPLIDPGIIGDVVAAHVAGGYDFSYNDVPADFPRGYDVEVLTAELLAWLAARCRDAASREHVTPHVYAHRGDFDVFQSPPARAGVDLSSYRLVLDEPRDYELLRRLFDRLAEKKRLFGLDDVLALLEAEPALAAINRDVPQREPPDPPAAAKK; from the coding sequence TTGGCCGAGGTCAACGTACTGGTCCAGGCTCGGCTCGGCTCGAGCCGCCTCCCCGGCAAGGTCCTCTTGCCGCTGGCCGGCGAGCCGGCGCTGGCCCGCGTGGTCGAACGGTGCCGGGCGGCCGCCGGCGCGGCCCGGATAGTGGTCGCGACCACCGACGCCGCCGAAGACGACGCCGTCGACGCCTGCGCCCGGGCGTCGGGAGCCGACGTCTTTCGCGGCGCCGACGACGACGTCCTGGGGCGGCTGGCCGCCGCGGCCCAAGCTTTCCCCGCCGACCACTACGTACGCGTAACGGCGGACTGCCCGCTAATCGACCCCGGCATAATCGGCGACGTCGTCGCGGCCCACGTCGCGGGCGGCTACGACTTCTCGTACAACGACGTGCCGGCCGACTTCCCCCGCGGCTACGACGTGGAGGTGCTCACGGCGGAGCTGCTGGCGTGGCTGGCCGCGCGCTGCCGCGACGCCGCGTCGCGCGAGCACGTGACGCCGCACGTCTACGCCCACCGGGGAGACTTCGACGTCTTCCAGTCGCCGCCGGCCCGGGCGGGCGTGGACCTCTCATCCTATCGCCTGGTGCTGGACGAGCCGCGCGATTACGAACTCCTGCGGCGTCTGTTCGACCGGTTGGCCGAGAAGAAAAGGCTGTTCGGCCTCGACGACGTCCTGGCGCTGCTGGAGGCGGAGCCGGCGCTGGCGGCCATAAATCGGGACGTGCCGCA